One window of Trifolium pratense cultivar HEN17-A07 linkage group LG5, ARS_RC_1.1, whole genome shotgun sequence genomic DNA carries:
- the LOC123885350 gene encoding desiccation protectant protein Lea14 homolog yields the protein MSQLVNKAKNFVSDKIGDVAKPEASVMDVDFKRVTMDSAEYLAKVSVHNPYSTPVPICEIKYSFKSANREIASGTIPDPGSLKAKDTTMVDVPVKVPYSILMSLAKDIGADWDIDYHLDLGLVIDLPVIGNFTIPLSQKGEVKLPSPF from the exons ATGTCGCAGTTGGTGAATAAAGCTAAGAATTTTGTGTCTGATAAAATCGGTGATGTGGCAAAGCCTGAGGCGAGTGTTATGGACGTTGACTTCAAGCGCGTGACGATGGATAGTGCTGAGTACTTAGCAAAGGTTTCTGTTCATAATCCTTATTCCACTCCGGTTCCTATTTGTGAGATCAAGTACTCTTTCAAAAGCGCCAATAG GGAGATAGCATCAGGGACAATACCAGATCCAGGTTCTTTAAAGGCAAAGGACACAACAATGGTGGATGTACCTGTTAAGGTACCATACAGCATATTGATGAGCTTGGCAAAGGACATTGGAGCTGATTGGGATATTGACTATCATTTAGATTTGGGTCTTGTTATTGACCTTCCTGTCATTGGCAACTTCACCATTCCTCTTTCTCAAAAAGGAGAGGTCAAGCTACCTAGCCCTTTCTAA
- the LOC123884615 gene encoding late embryogenesis abundant protein At1g64065 has translation MAETDQAKPLASVRVHPRSDDEEKALKTKNRRRKFKLCGCITTILLLLLVIVIVILVFTVFKVKDPKVTTNEIQLTNFDVNVGQLLTGQIKINITMVVNMSIKNSNRASFRLGNSTTSVYYRGISVADAQIPPGIVIKARKTSGLNVTVDVMADRLVSSPDLLGDVRNGEMIMTTYSVIPGRVKMLFIKKHVEVKMNCTMTINISKRGIEDLICKRKVKL, from the coding sequence ATGGCAGAAACTGATCAAGCAAAACCTCTAGCCTCAGTTAGAGTCCACCCAagaagtgatgatgaagaaaaagCTCTTAAAACAAAGAACCGTAGAAGAAAATTCAAGTTATGTGGATGTATAACAACAATTTTACTACTACTTTTAGTCATAGTAATTGTTATCTTAGTATTCACGGTTTTTAAGGTTAAAGATCCAAAAGTAACAACAAATGAGATCCAACTTACAAACTTTGATGTCAACGTTGGTCAACTTCTAACCGGTCAAATTAAGATCAACATAACAATGGTTGTAAACATGTCTATTAAGAATTCTAATAGAGCATCGTTTAGACTTGGCAATAGCACAACATCGGTATATTACCGGGGTATATCGGTTGCGGATGCACAAATACCGCCTGGAATTGTTATCAAGGCAAGGAAGACATCAGGGTTGAATGTTACGGTAGATGTTATGGCTGACCGTCTCGTTTCTAGTCCGGATTTGTTGGGAGATGTGCGTAACGGCGAGATGATCATGACCACTTACTCGGTAATTCCGGGGAGAGTTAAGATgttgtttattaaaaaacatgTTGAGGTGAAAATGAATTGCACTATGACGATTAATATTTCAAAGAGAGGAATTGAAGACTTGATTTGTAAACGTAAGGTGAAACTTTAG